In Rhodoferax koreense, a genomic segment contains:
- the dprA gene encoding DNA-processing protein DprA, with translation MERDELECWLRLSLSEGIGNISARRLLAAFGLPQDIFTQSATALRQVVTPAQAAALLSPPKDFQAQLEATGSWLQGGSAASGWRAVVALGDAAYPSSLLAMEDPPLMLYALGRTDLLAGLDAAHCLAMVGSRNPTPQGEVTARDLARGCAEAGLCIVSGLALGIDSAAHDGALLGAAAGADRLATIAIVGTGLDRVYPKRNLALAHRIAAQGLLLSEYPLGTPPLAENFPRRNRIIAGLSMGTLVVEAALKSGSLITARLALEQGKDVFAVPGSIHAMQSRGCHALIKQGAKLVENIQDVLDEIRPSHARAAAQSADSDEPDDPFLVRMGHDPISLDALVARTGISAAELQVRLLELELEHQVARLPGGLFQRTVAA, from the coding sequence GTGGAACGTGATGAACTGGAATGCTGGTTGCGGTTGAGCCTGAGCGAGGGCATCGGCAACATCTCGGCGCGCAGGCTGCTGGCCGCCTTCGGACTGCCGCAGGACATCTTCACCCAATCCGCGACGGCCTTGCGCCAGGTCGTCACACCGGCCCAGGCGGCGGCGTTGCTCTCACCGCCGAAGGACTTTCAGGCCCAGCTCGAGGCCACAGGGTCATGGCTGCAAGGCGGCAGCGCAGCCTCGGGCTGGCGCGCCGTGGTCGCGCTCGGCGACGCTGCTTATCCCTCATCGCTGCTCGCGATGGAAGACCCGCCGCTGATGCTGTACGCGCTCGGCCGCACCGACCTGCTGGCCGGCCTCGACGCCGCACATTGCCTGGCCATGGTCGGCAGCCGCAATCCGACACCACAGGGCGAAGTCACGGCGCGCGATCTGGCCCGGGGCTGCGCCGAGGCCGGCCTGTGCATCGTCTCCGGCCTGGCGCTGGGTATCGACAGCGCCGCGCACGATGGGGCGCTGCTGGGCGCAGCCGCGGGCGCGGACCGCCTTGCCACCATCGCCATCGTCGGCACCGGCCTGGACCGGGTCTATCCCAAGCGCAACCTGGCATTGGCCCACCGCATCGCCGCGCAAGGCCTGCTGCTCAGCGAATACCCGCTCGGCACGCCGCCGCTGGCGGAAAACTTCCCCCGGCGCAACCGCATCATCGCCGGGCTGAGCATGGGCACACTGGTGGTCGAGGCCGCCCTGAAGTCGGGCTCGTTGATCACCGCGCGGCTGGCGCTGGAGCAGGGCAAGGACGTGTTCGCCGTGCCGGGCTCGATCCACGCAATGCAGTCGCGCGGCTGCCATGCGCTCATCAAGCAGGGCGCGAAACTCGTGGAAAACATCCAGGACGTGCTCGATGAGATCCGGCCTTCGCACGCCAGGGCCGCAGCACAGAGTGCCGACTCGGACGAGCCCGACGATCCTTTCCTGGTACGCATGGGCCATGACCCGATCAGCCTCGACGCACTTGTGGCGCGCACCGGCATTTCGGCGGCCGAACTGCAGGTGCGGCTGCTCGAACTCGAGCTCGAACACCAGGTGGCGCGCCTGCCCGGTGGCCTGTTCCAGCGCACCGTCGCGGCCTGA
- a CDS encoding DUF494 domain-containing protein, with protein MFEVLVFVYENYWRGDACPEPQHLGRKLSAAGFESDEIAQALTWLAGLNSATLSTGMIHVPAEIALETAAASPPLAPAADSLRIYSVAEQDHLGADCLGFVSFLEAAGVLPPHMREITLDRAMATGGDPITLDELKIIVLMVYWSFGEEPDALILDELCDDTEGRLAH; from the coding sequence ATGTTTGAAGTGCTTGTTTTCGTGTACGAGAACTATTGGCGAGGCGATGCCTGCCCCGAGCCGCAACATCTCGGGCGCAAGTTGAGCGCGGCCGGTTTTGAAAGCGACGAGATCGCGCAGGCGCTGACCTGGCTGGCCGGCCTCAATTCGGCCACGCTCAGCACCGGCATGATCCATGTGCCGGCTGAGATCGCGCTGGAAACGGCAGCCGCGTCGCCGCCGCTGGCACCCGCGGCCGACAGCTTGCGCATTTACTCGGTCGCGGAGCAGGACCACCTGGGCGCCGACTGCCTGGGCTTCGTCAGTTTCCTCGAAGCGGCGGGTGTGCTGCCGCCGCACATGCGCGAGATCACCCTGGATCGCGCCATGGCCACGGGAGGCGATCCGATCACGCTCGACGAATTGAAGATCATCGTGCTGATGGTCTACTGGAGCTTCGGCGAAGAGCCGGATGCGTTGATCCTCGACGAACTCTGCGACGACACGGAAGGCCGCCTCGCCCACTGA
- the secF gene encoding protein translocase subunit SecF, whose product MEFFKIRRDIPFMRHALVFNVISFATFFAAVFFLFSRGLHLSVEFTGGTLMEVTYSQPADLDKVRKLVAGLGYNDVQVQNFGTSRDVLIRMPAIKGVSSAQQSEKVIGALKTEDASVGLRRTEFVGPQVGDELTVDGLKALAFVVGGIILYLAIRFEWKYAVAAIIANLHDVVIILGFFAFFQWEFSLPVLAAVLAVLGYSVNESVVIFDRIRENFRRYRKMNTVQVIDNAITSTISRTIITHGSTQIMVLSMFLFGGPTLHYFALALTIGICFGIYSSVFVAAAIAMWLGIKREDLVKSSSAKKEEDPNDPNAGATV is encoded by the coding sequence ATGGAGTTTTTCAAGATCCGCCGCGACATCCCGTTCATGCGGCATGCGCTGGTATTCAACGTGATCTCTTTCGCCACGTTCTTCGCGGCGGTGTTCTTCCTGTTCTCGCGCGGACTGCACCTGTCGGTCGAATTCACCGGCGGCACGCTGATGGAAGTGACCTATTCGCAGCCGGCCGACCTGGACAAGGTGCGCAAGCTCGTGGCCGGACTGGGCTACAACGACGTGCAGGTGCAGAACTTCGGCACCTCGCGCGACGTGCTGATCCGCATGCCGGCCATCAAGGGGGTGAGTTCGGCACAGCAGAGCGAGAAGGTCATCGGCGCGCTGAAGACCGAGGACGCGTCGGTGGGCTTGCGACGCACCGAATTCGTCGGGCCGCAGGTCGGCGACGAACTCACCGTGGACGGGCTCAAGGCGCTGGCCTTCGTGGTCGGCGGCATCATCCTTTACCTCGCGATACGTTTCGAATGGAAATACGCCGTGGCGGCGATCATCGCCAACCTGCACGACGTGGTGATCATCCTGGGCTTTTTCGCGTTTTTCCAATGGGAGTTCTCGCTGCCGGTACTGGCCGCCGTGCTCGCCGTTCTGGGCTATTCGGTGAACGAATCCGTGGTCATCTTCGACCGGATCCGCGAGAATTTCAGGCGCTACCGCAAGATGAACACGGTCCAGGTGATCGACAACGCCATCACCTCCACCATCAGCCGCACTATCATTACGCATGGATCAACCCAGATCATGGTTTTGTCGATGTTCCTTTTCGGAGGTCCGACACTGCATTACTTTGCGCTGGCACTTACCATCGGCATCTGTTTCGGCATCTATTCGTCGGTCTTCGTGGCAGCTGCCATCGCCATGTGGCTGGGCATCAAGCGCGAAGACCTTGTCAAGTCATCCTCGGCCAAAAAAGAAGAAGACCCCAACGATCCCAATGCAGGTGCCACCGTCTGA
- the secD gene encoding protein translocase subunit SecD, with translation MNRYPAWKYAIILVALLVGAIYTLPNFFGESPAVQVSAARASVKIDATTQARVEEALKAANLTPELVGLDANSVKARFDSTDTQLKAKDAIEKALIPDPANPGYVVALNLLSRSPAWLTALHAGPMYLGLDLRGGVHFMLQVDMQAALTKRAESLAGDLRSSLREKNVRHGGINRNGQTIEVRLRDAETLAAAKAVLQDQFPDLQSTDAPDGTEYKLVATIKPEAARRVQDQALKQNITTLHNRINELGVAEPVIQQQGLDRIVVQLPGVQDTAKAKDILGRTATLEVRLVDESTEARSAENGSGAVPFGDERYLDRSGQGVIVKKQVILTGENLTDAQPGFESQTQEPTVNLTLDAKGARIFKDVTRENINKRMAIILFEKGKGEVVTAPVIRSEISGGRVQISGRMTTQEANDTSLLLRAGSLAAPMEIIEERTIGPSLGAENISKGFHSVTWGFVAVAIFMCCYYMLFGVFSSIALAVNLLMLVAVLSMLQATLTLPGMAAMALVLGMAIDANVLINERVREELRAGASPQGAIHAGYDRAWATILDSNVTSLIAGVALLAFGSGPVRGFAVVHCLGIATSMFSAVFFSRGLVNLWYGRKKKLKTVSIGTVWRPDAQAAEAKA, from the coding sequence ATGAACCGTTATCCGGCATGGAAGTACGCGATCATCCTGGTCGCGCTGCTGGTGGGGGCCATCTACACCCTGCCGAATTTTTTTGGGGAATCGCCAGCCGTGCAGGTGTCTGCCGCGCGCGCCAGCGTGAAGATCGACGCCACCACACAGGCGCGTGTCGAGGAGGCGCTCAAAGCCGCCAACCTCACGCCCGAACTCGTGGGCCTGGACGCCAACTCGGTCAAGGCGCGTTTTGACTCGACCGATACCCAGCTCAAGGCCAAGGACGCGATTGAAAAGGCGCTGATCCCCGATCCGGCCAACCCCGGCTACGTGGTGGCGTTGAACCTGCTGTCGCGTTCGCCGGCCTGGCTCACCGCGCTGCATGCCGGCCCGATGTACCTCGGCCTGGACCTGCGCGGCGGCGTGCACTTCATGCTCCAGGTGGACATGCAGGCCGCGCTGACCAAGAGGGCCGAGTCCCTGGCCGGCGACCTGCGCAGCAGCCTGCGCGAGAAGAACGTGCGCCACGGCGGCATCAACCGCAACGGCCAGACCATCGAGGTGCGGCTGCGCGATGCGGAAACCCTGGCCGCGGCCAAGGCTGTGCTGCAGGACCAGTTCCCCGACCTTCAGAGCACGGATGCGCCCGACGGTACCGAATACAAACTCGTTGCCACCATCAAGCCCGAGGCCGCACGCCGCGTGCAGGACCAGGCACTGAAGCAGAACATCACGACGCTGCACAACCGCATCAACGAACTCGGCGTGGCCGAGCCGGTGATCCAGCAGCAGGGCCTGGACCGCATCGTCGTGCAGTTGCCCGGCGTGCAGGACACCGCCAAAGCCAAGGACATCCTCGGCCGCACTGCCACGCTGGAAGTCCGGCTGGTCGACGAGAGCACCGAAGCCCGCTCGGCCGAGAACGGCAGCGGCGCCGTGCCCTTCGGCGACGAGCGTTACCTGGACCGCAGCGGCCAGGGCGTGATCGTGAAGAAGCAGGTGATCCTCACCGGCGAAAACCTCACCGATGCGCAGCCCGGCTTCGAGAGCCAGACCCAGGAGCCGACCGTCAACCTGACGCTCGACGCCAAGGGTGCGCGCATCTTCAAGGACGTGACGCGCGAGAACATCAACAAGCGCATGGCCATCATCCTGTTCGAGAAGGGCAAGGGTGAAGTGGTCACCGCGCCGGTGATCCGCAGCGAGATCTCGGGCGGACGGGTGCAGATCTCGGGCCGCATGACGACCCAGGAAGCCAACGACACCTCGCTGCTGCTGCGCGCCGGTTCGCTGGCCGCGCCGATGGAGATCATCGAGGAGCGCACCATCGGCCCGAGCCTGGGCGCGGAAAACATCTCCAAGGGTTTCCACAGCGTGACCTGGGGCTTCGTTGCGGTGGCCATCTTCATGTGCTGCTACTACATGCTGTTCGGCGTGTTCTCCAGCATTGCGCTGGCGGTCAACCTGCTGATGCTGGTGGCGGTGCTGTCGATGCTGCAGGCGACGCTGACCCTGCCCGGCATGGCCGCCATGGCCCTGGTGCTGGGCATGGCCATCGATGCCAACGTGCTCATCAACGAGCGTGTGCGCGAGGAACTGCGCGCCGGGGCGTCGCCCCAGGGCGCGATCCACGCTGGCTACGACCGCGCCTGGGCCACCATCCTCGACTCCAACGTGACCAGCCTGATCGCGGGTGTGGCCTTGCTGGCCTTCGGCTCCGGCCCGGTGCGTGGCTTCGCGGTGGTGCATTGCCTGGGCATCGCCACGAGCATGTTCTCGGCGGTGTTCTTCTCGCGCGGCCTGGTGAACCTTTGGTACGGCCGCAAGAAGAAGCTCAAGACGGTTTCCATCGGCACCGTGTGGCGCCCCGACGCCCAGGCCGCCGAAGCCAAGGCTTGA
- a CDS encoding DUF1631 family protein: MATSTSSSYHRSLAQKARENFVALASDALAAGRLAVRERLAVLVDEVRTAREMQERRDIWTAYQQRGVAWETATLAAWQKLLHVPAAPARQTASTFELMGDDVVENKIIASRLGQVIADRSAEELADLGARLQQLEGTEEVSTSDVIRPEVLMLTLVEQWAAAGLSRGALALVSDVLQRELATRFLEAYKTVNTFLTQNGITPSTDLRSRVRRTDGGSSPAGAAMRAFNEGGASGFEPSGWAPSGRMPTGAMGGGAGPRGAPTQNGPMRSAASAAEETRMMTVASPLARARRRAQGVMVHLKRVLTDHISDFDKTVQQPISPTLARAIARKQDGGDTDPLYGSVPGTGALDYGRMEVSQVAGHLRERSNQLKKAAATTAEKATIEVVALMFQSILAEERIPPSVRVWFARLQLPVLRVALAEPEFFGTLNHPARQLIDRMGSCVMGFDASAINGSALETEIKRVVQVIEQYPETGRRVFQLVYDEFQQFLSKYLTEKGSTLRVATLAQQVEQKETLAIQYTIELRNMLKELPVREDIREFLFKVWAEVLAMAAVRNGPQHEETIALKKAASELVWAASAKPNRAERARVIQNLPLLLQRLRQGMTLLSLESTVQEAHIKRISDTLADAFMSKTEAIPQARIESMAARLANLEDFVSDDSMGDLPLDNENIEMMLGIDASSIEVIADGGSKPTEAMLAWAQELELGHWFMLDHSNRINQVQFAWRSDRKQLHLFASMDGRSYLIQARRLAAYLQAGLLVPQEEEALTLRATRDALAKLDANPERLLN; this comes from the coding sequence ATGGCAACCAGCACGTCCAGCTCCTACCACCGATCGTTAGCCCAGAAAGCCCGAGAAAACTTCGTCGCGCTGGCGAGTGATGCCCTGGCTGCGGGGCGGCTGGCCGTGCGGGAGCGTCTGGCGGTGCTGGTGGACGAAGTACGCACCGCGCGCGAAATGCAGGAGCGCCGCGACATCTGGACGGCCTACCAGCAACGCGGTGTCGCCTGGGAAACCGCCACGCTCGCGGCCTGGCAGAAACTGCTGCACGTCCCTGCGGCCCCTGCGCGGCAGACGGCCAGCACCTTCGAGCTCATGGGCGACGATGTGGTGGAGAACAAGATCATCGCCTCGCGCCTGGGTCAGGTGATCGCAGACCGCTCGGCCGAAGAGTTGGCCGATCTCGGCGCGCGGCTGCAGCAACTCGAAGGCACGGAGGAAGTCTCCACTTCCGATGTCATCCGGCCCGAGGTCCTGATGTTGACCCTGGTGGAGCAATGGGCCGCCGCCGGCCTTTCGCGTGGCGCGCTGGCCTTGGTTTCCGACGTGCTGCAACGTGAACTGGCGACGCGGTTTCTCGAAGCCTACAAGACCGTCAATACCTTCCTGACCCAGAACGGCATCACGCCTTCGACCGATCTGCGCTCGCGGGTACGTCGCACCGACGGCGGTTCGTCGCCGGCCGGCGCCGCCATGCGGGCCTTCAACGAGGGCGGCGCGAGCGGATTCGAGCCCTCCGGCTGGGCCCCGAGCGGTCGCATGCCGACCGGTGCCATGGGTGGCGGCGCAGGTCCGCGCGGCGCACCAACGCAGAACGGCCCGATGCGCAGCGCTGCCTCGGCTGCCGAAGAGACGCGCATGATGACCGTGGCGTCACCGCTGGCGCGTGCGCGCCGCCGCGCCCAGGGTGTGATGGTGCACCTGAAGCGGGTGCTGACCGACCACATCAGCGATTTCGACAAGACCGTGCAGCAGCCGATCTCGCCCACGCTGGCGCGGGCGATCGCGCGCAAGCAGGACGGTGGCGATACCGATCCGCTGTATGGCAGCGTGCCCGGTACAGGCGCGCTCGACTATGGCCGCATGGAGGTTTCGCAGGTCGCAGGCCACTTGCGCGAGCGGTCCAACCAGTTGAAGAAAGCCGCGGCCACCACCGCGGAAAAGGCCACGATCGAAGTCGTGGCGCTGATGTTCCAGAGCATCCTGGCCGAAGAGCGCATTCCACCTTCGGTGCGGGTCTGGTTCGCACGGTTGCAGTTGCCCGTCTTGCGCGTGGCGCTGGCCGAACCGGAATTCTTCGGCACGCTGAACCACCCAGCGCGCCAGCTCATCGACCGCATGGGCTCGTGCGTGATGGGCTTCGACGCCAGCGCCATCAACGGCAGCGCGCTCGAAACCGAGATCAAGCGCGTGGTGCAGGTGATCGAGCAGTATCCGGAGACCGGGCGACGCGTGTTCCAGCTGGTCTACGACGAATTCCAACAGTTCCTCTCCAAGTACCTCACCGAAAAAGGCAGCACGCTGCGTGTGGCCACGCTGGCGCAACAGGTCGAGCAGAAGGAGACGCTGGCCATCCAGTACACCATCGAGCTGCGCAACATGCTCAAGGAACTGCCGGTGCGCGAAGACATCCGCGAATTCCTGTTCAAGGTCTGGGCCGAGGTGCTGGCCATGGCCGCAGTGCGCAACGGCCCGCAGCACGAGGAAACCATCGCGCTCAAGAAGGCCGCGTCCGAACTGGTGTGGGCCGCAAGCGCCAAGCCCAACCGTGCCGAACGCGCGCGCGTGATCCAGAACTTGCCCCTGCTGCTGCAGCGCCTGCGCCAGGGCATGACGCTGCTGAGCCTGGAATCCACGGTGCAGGAAGCCCACATCAAGCGCATCAGCGACACGCTGGCCGACGCCTTCATGTCCAAGACCGAGGCGATCCCGCAGGCGCGCATCGAGTCCATGGCCGCGCGGCTGGCCAATCTGGAGGATTTCGTCAGCGACGACAGCATGGGCGACCTGCCGCTGGACAACGAAAACATCGAGATGATGCTCGGCATCGACGCGTCTTCGATCGAAGTGATTGCCGATGGCGGCTCCAAGCCTACCGAAGCCATGCTGGCCTGGGCACAGGAACTCGAACTTGGCCATTGGTTCATGCTCGACCACAGCAACCGCATCAACCAGGTGCAGTTCGCCTGGCGCAGTGACCGCAAGCAGCTGCATCTTTTTGCTTCGATGGACGGACGCAGCTATCTCATCCAGGCGCGTCGGTTGGCGGCGTATCTGCAGGCGGGCCTGCTCGTCCCGCAGGAAGAAGAGGCGCTGACGCTGCGGGCCACGCGCGATGCGCTGGCCAAGCTCGATGCGAATCCGGAACGCCTGCTGAACTGA
- the yajC gene encoding preprotein translocase subunit YajC — translation MFISSAFAQTAPAAAPAGDMMSSLTSMLPLVLMFVVLYFVMIRPQMKKQKEHRAMIEALAKGDEIATAGGLLGKVSKLGDGYLSLEIANGVEVQVQRSAVIQVLPKGTIK, via the coding sequence TTGTTCATTTCTTCCGCCTTTGCCCAGACCGCCCCCGCCGCCGCTCCCGCCGGCGACATGATGTCTTCGCTGACGAGCATGCTGCCGCTGGTGCTGATGTTCGTGGTGCTGTACTTCGTGATGATCCGTCCGCAGATGAAAAAGCAGAAGGAGCATCGCGCCATGATCGAAGCGCTGGCCAAGGGCGACGAAATCGCGACCGCGGGCGGCCTGCTGGGCAAGGTCAGCAAGCTCGGCGATGGCTACCTGAGCCTGGAAATCGCCAATGGCGTCGAAGTGCAGGTGCAGCGCAGCGCCGTGATCCAGGTGCTGCCAAAGGGCACGATCAAGTAA
- a CDS encoding LysM peptidoglycan-binding domain-containing protein: MAGTAPVLASRSLLASLALAGIFGVAGAAQAQNYPITASQQATAAQVAQAGVPVADLAPNAPDSYTVKRGDTLWGISGLFLASPWRWPELWGMNLQDIRNPHLIYPGQQLFLDKTNGRATLRSAMAGGQGTPQTVRVSPRTRYESLSDSALPTLQTNLIEPFLAEPIVVDEATLQQAARIVATQEDRVLLSRGDRAYARGSLEAPLSEERGKPRDFRIFRTAVALKDPGTGEILGYEAQYAGKARLAVGESIRVAKEVDKDGKRAVEIVPATIDIVASKEETQVGDQLLPEPPRELLNYVPRAPAQPIDGRIVSVYGSAVANAAQNQIVVINRGTRDGIERGHVLSVLSDGGNMVDRTDPKKPTITLPNERNGLVMVFRPFERVSYALIMEIKNGVKVGDRLGNPR, translated from the coding sequence ATGGCGGGGACGGCCCCAGTCCTGGCCTCCCGTAGCTTGTTGGCTTCGCTGGCACTCGCCGGCATCTTCGGCGTCGCCGGGGCAGCCCAGGCGCAGAACTACCCGATCACGGCCTCGCAGCAGGCCACGGCCGCCCAGGTGGCGCAGGCCGGCGTGCCGGTGGCCGATCTGGCACCCAACGCACCCGACAGCTACACGGTGAAACGCGGCGACACCCTGTGGGGCATCTCCGGGCTGTTCCTCGCGAGCCCGTGGCGCTGGCCCGAGCTGTGGGGCATGAACCTGCAGGACATCCGCAATCCGCACCTGATCTATCCCGGCCAGCAGCTGTTCCTCGACAAGACCAACGGTCGGGCCACGCTGCGTTCGGCCATGGCCGGCGGCCAGGGCACGCCGCAGACGGTGCGGGTGTCGCCGCGCACGCGCTACGAATCGCTCTCCGACAGCGCACTGCCCACGCTGCAGACCAACCTGATCGAACCCTTCCTGGCCGAACCCATCGTCGTCGACGAAGCCACGCTGCAGCAGGCGGCCCGCATCGTCGCCACGCAGGAAGACCGCGTCCTGTTGAGCCGCGGCGACCGAGCCTATGCACGGGGCTCGCTGGAAGCGCCGCTTTCCGAAGAACGCGGCAAACCGCGCGACTTCCGCATCTTCCGCACCGCCGTGGCGCTGAAGGACCCGGGCACGGGCGAGATCCTCGGCTACGAGGCGCAATACGCGGGCAAGGCCAGGCTGGCCGTGGGCGAATCCATCCGCGTGGCCAAGGAGGTCGACAAGGACGGCAAGCGCGCCGTGGAGATCGTGCCGGCCACCATCGACATCGTCGCCTCCAAGGAGGAAACCCAGGTCGGCGACCAGCTGCTGCCCGAGCCGCCGCGCGAACTGCTGAACTACGTGCCACGCGCGCCGGCACAGCCCATCGACGGCCGCATCGTCTCCGTGTACGGCAGCGCCGTGGCCAACGCAGCGCAGAATCAGATCGTGGTGATCAACCGCGGCACGCGCGACGGCATCGAACGCGGCCATGTGTTGAGTGTGTTGTCCGACGGCGGCAACATGGTCGACCGCACGGATCCGAAGAAGCCGACGATCACATTGCCCAATGAACGCAACGGCCTGGTGATGGTGTTCCGGCCTTTCGAGCGCGTGTCCTACGCACTCATCATGGAAATCAAGAACGGCGTGAAGGTCGGCGACCGGCTGGGCAACCCGCGCTGA
- a CDS encoding GumC family protein: MQEPRLSSRRDPSRGDHVNDGFGPPPRSRAMRRRVVVFSAVFLVCALLSLAYTFSRPAVYQAGAKVQVTPQIRSAVNDAAAQQDNTQAFLVEMQVFTSRPLLEKVAARLKERGRQLGPADETDPVPMLQQMLTVDPLVGTNVAQIEAHGPERLLVADLVNTVIDVYREEQVRGGEEDSRRLLADAREEARVMDTRVAERRKAVEAFRLRADIVSAERDENQVLARLKGMGTSLAAANDREATAEGRLRAIEQAAAEGRLAPLSKDNPTLASMEQRLSQWREEWRALERQFTPNYLGMDPDARALKMRIDSLEQQIETERGKSLQNALAIAREELAGARAASKRLQQQAAEDRQSVQSFSRNFGEFKTMQDELDGLEKLRQAAQQRLMALEASENTRRPRVQVLERATTPESAWRPLYARDAAIGVAASLVLAFLAVWFVEFFNRVEAVPAAPSTVLVPQPWMPYPDPRLAPATSAAPLLARDLGAADAATDLPLLAQPLPRELHATEAEALLAAAAPQDQPLLACLLCGLRPAEIATLRAANVDLAAGTLVVAGDSRRVLPLPAAWLEAMQADKSADAWLFPGPDGAEMQPEDIEALVTSSAHDAHLVRPHEVTAETLRHTYIAHLVRQGLRFSELSRLVGRLSAEALNRLAALAPASQRVSLDAVETLLPGVRQWVASAAGSEA; this comes from the coding sequence GTGCAAGAACCGCGACTCTCCAGCCGCCGTGATCCATCCCGTGGCGACCATGTGAACGACGGCTTCGGCCCGCCGCCGAGAAGCCGCGCCATGCGCCGCCGTGTGGTCGTGTTCTCGGCCGTATTCCTCGTGTGTGCACTGCTGAGCTTGGCCTACACGTTTTCGCGCCCGGCCGTCTACCAGGCTGGGGCAAAGGTCCAGGTCACGCCGCAGATACGCTCGGCCGTCAACGATGCGGCCGCGCAGCAGGACAACACCCAGGCCTTCCTGGTCGAGATGCAGGTGTTCACCAGCCGGCCGCTGCTTGAGAAAGTGGCGGCGCGGCTGAAGGAGCGTGGGCGCCAGCTTGGTCCGGCGGACGAAACCGATCCCGTGCCCATGCTGCAGCAGATGCTGACGGTCGACCCGCTGGTCGGCACGAACGTGGCGCAGATCGAGGCCCATGGCCCGGAGCGCCTGCTGGTGGCCGACCTCGTTAACACCGTGATCGACGTCTACCGCGAGGAACAGGTGCGTGGCGGGGAAGAGGACTCGCGCCGTCTGCTCGCCGACGCGCGCGAAGAAGCACGGGTGATGGATACACGGGTCGCCGAACGCAGGAAAGCGGTCGAGGCCTTTCGGCTGCGGGCCGACATCGTTTCCGCCGAACGCGACGAAAACCAGGTCCTGGCCCGCCTCAAGGGCATGGGCACTTCGCTGGCCGCGGCCAACGATCGCGAGGCCACCGCTGAAGGCAGGTTGCGCGCGATCGAACAGGCGGCCGCCGAGGGCCGGCTCGCCCCCTTGTCCAAGGACAATCCGACGCTGGCCTCCATGGAGCAGCGGCTGTCGCAGTGGCGCGAGGAATGGCGTGCGCTCGAGCGCCAGTTCACGCCGAACTACCTGGGCATGGACCCCGACGCGCGGGCGCTGAAGATGCGTATCGACAGCCTGGAGCAGCAGATCGAGACGGAACGCGGCAAGAGCCTGCAGAACGCGCTGGCCATCGCTCGCGAGGAACTGGCCGGCGCGCGGGCTGCGAGCAAACGATTGCAGCAGCAAGCCGCCGAGGATCGGCAGTCGGTGCAGAGCTTCAGCCGCAACTTCGGGGAATTCAAGACCATGCAGGACGAACTCGACGGCCTGGAGAAACTGCGCCAGGCCGCACAGCAGCGGCTGATGGCCCTGGAGGCCAGCGAGAACACGCGCCGGCCGCGCGTGCAGGTGCTGGAGCGCGCGACCACGCCCGAGTCCGCCTGGCGACCGCTGTATGCGCGGGACGCGGCCATCGGCGTGGCCGCGTCGCTGGTGCTGGCTTTCCTGGCCGTGTGGTTCGTGGAATTCTTCAACCGCGTCGAGGCGGTGCCAGCGGCGCCGTCGACCGTGTTGGTGCCGCAGCCTTGGATGCCGTATCCAGACCCGCGCCTGGCGCCAGCCACGTCTGCCGCGCCCCTGTTGGCCCGGGACCTTGGAGCCGCCGACGCAGCTACCGATCTGCCGCTGCTGGCGCAGCCTCTGCCGAGGGAGCTCCATGCCACCGAAGCCGAGGCGCTGCTGGCGGCGGCCGCGCCCCAGGATCAGCCGCTGCTGGCCTGCCTGCTGTGCGGCTTGCGGCCGGCCGAGATCGCCACGCTGCGGGCCGCGAACGTGGACCTCGCTGCGGGCACGCTGGTGGTGGCCGGTGATTCGAGGCGTGTGTTGCCCCTGCCCGCGGCATGGCTGGAGGCGATGCAGGCCGACAAATCGGCCGACGCCTGGTTGTTTCCCGGGCCGGATGGGGCGGAAATGCAGCCCGAGGACATCGAGGCGCTGGTCACGTCGAGCGCCCACGACGCCCATCTGGTCAGGCCGCATGAAGTCACGGCCGAGACGCTGCGACATACCTATATTGCGCACCTGGTGCGCCAGGGCCTGCGCTTCAGTGAACTGAGCCGCTTGGTCGGCCGCCTGTCGGCCGAGGCACTGAACCGCCTGGCCGCTCTCGCCCCTGCATCGCAACGGGTGTCGCTCGACGCTGTCGAAACCCTGCTGCCCGGCGTGCGGCAGTGGGTGGCGAGCGCCGCCGGTTCCGAAGCCTGA